Part of the Tenacibaculum sp. SZ-18 genome, TTTAACTGCTTTAGGTACTTACTTAATTTTAAATCCTAAAAAAGCACAAGCTGCTTCACCTGAACAACCTGGTGATGGATTTTAAAAGCCTAACTATTTAACTACTAAAAAACCTCAAGAATTTCCTTGAGGTTTTTTTACAAAAAAAAAACACAATATACTTGTCATAATATAAATATTTTACTATATTAGATTCAGAATTCGCTAGATAAGAAAAAGTATTGCATTACCTTATCTTTCATTTATTATAATACAGACTGACCATCTGTAAATTGTTTAACCCATAAAAACCCCCAAGTTATGAATAAAACAGTTTTTTATTTTTCTTAACTTTTTTTTAGCTATTACCTCTCACCATTTTTATAATTCCCTATCCCCTAAAAAAATCACTTAGTTGTATAAGTGCAATGGATTCGTAGTAATTATAAATAAAAATAAAACGTTTTTCGTTGCTGACGTTTAATTTGAATCGTTATAAGTTTTACTTGTGCTAGTCAACCCGCACTCGTAATATCAAGCATTTATAACTGTATCAAAGGTGTTACTAGTATTGTAATATTAGCAATTATTTATTAAATAAAAATAACCCCGCAATTGTATGACTTTGGCGAGCGCACAAAAGCAGGGTCTGGAATAGTCAATCTTCATTTCGACCATTATTATGTATAAGGAATATCAACCTTTAGACATTGTAACAATGTTTAAAGAAGTTTTAAGATATTTTTACTGTATCTTTTTATCATCTAAAAATAAGGGTGTAAGTAAAAATACACAAAAAAAATCAAAAAACAACCAAATTGCAACAAAATATATTTATTCCTATTGTGGTGGGGTGAATACGGTTACTAATAACAATCGTTTTATACTTGTTATTTCATTTGTTTTACTACCTTTTATCTCGATGGCTTACTCAAAGCATGTCAACAATGCAATTTATATAAATGATAAATACAAAGTAACCATAAACTGCCTACAAGACATACATAATAATTTCATTCATACTAGAAAAACTAAAAGATCAGAAGAGTTAGCGCTAACAGTTAAATTGGATATTATTCATAAACCTAATGTCATAACTAACTATAAACTTCAACAAGCACTAAATACTATTCCGTTTGGGTTTGTAACTATAAATAAATATTCAGAACCACTAAACATAGGTTTTTATTCAGCGAAAGTAAATTATATTGACTCAGATACGTTTTATGAGAAAAACGCAACCCGAGTAGATTATGTTCCCCACTTGAATACTTTAAGTACTAATTTTTTTAGTTTTAACAAGGGTAGAAACTTTACTTCTACCTCGAATTCCCCAAGCACTCCGAATGCATTTTTCTTTTCAAAATTCACTTTTGGTTCCCCATTTAGAAAAATGCATTCATCTTTTCCTTATGAAATAGGGCATTATTTTGGTTTAATGCAAACCCTCAAGAGTACTAGACATGGTAACAATCATCCCCAAGTTAAAAATGTTTCCCACCATGAAGAGTACTCGAATTTTAGTGGCACTGGTGATTATCTGTGTAGTACACCTACCAATCCTCACAATAGTTCTAACGAAATGGATAAGCATGGTAAATCATATAATACTTATAACACCAACTTAATGTCCTATTACAGGGAAGAAAAAAGCTCTTCTAATAAAGAAAAGATTCCTTTCATGAATAAAACTATTGACTATCGATTAAATGATAAAAGATATCATATTCATGGTTATGAAATGAATGTAAAAAATAATTCACCCCAAATTATATTATCCGAAAATACCCACTTATCTAACAACATAGAGTGGACTAATTCTAACCATTATAACGGATATATAATCGAAAAATCAATTAATTCCGATTCTTCTCAATTGGCCTTTGAAAAAATTGCTAATGTTTCAAAAAAAACATCTGTATTTACTGATAACAACATCAACTCTAATACTAGCTATAATTACGGAGTGATTCCAGTAGATTTCCCTGAAAACAGAAGTAACATTATGGCAGCAACTGCTAAAAGTACTTACTGTAATCCAATAAACACGTGTAATTACTTTGGACTTACTCCAGAAAGAATTACCCTTAAAACGCAAGATAAAACCATAATTGATCACGCCAACTTTACTTGTAGTAATACTGTAAATGTTGCAGATTATAAACATGTTGAACTTAAAACTAATACTCTATTAAATCTTGAAATAGATCAATCTAGAAAACAAGAATTCTTTTACAATGTTTTCATAGATTTCAATAGAGATAGCGATTTCAATGATGAAGGTGAATGGTTAATAAAAAATAAAATTAGTACAGATAAATATTCATTTGATAATGAAATAGATTTAACAAATAAAATTTTTAATCAAGGTGAAACTACAATAAGGGTTATTTGTAGTAATTATAAAGATTCCACTGGAACATACCCAATAGAAAATGC contains:
- a CDS encoding T9SS type A sorting domain-containing protein, yielding MYKEYQPLDIVTMFKEVLRYFYCIFLSSKNKGVSKNTQKKSKNNQIATKYIYSYCGGVNTVTNNNRFILVISFVLLPFISMAYSKHVNNAIYINDKYKVTINCLQDIHNNFIHTRKTKRSEELALTVKLDIIHKPNVITNYKLQQALNTIPFGFVTINKYSEPLNIGFYSAKVNYIDSDTFYEKNATRVDYVPHLNTLSTNFFSFNKGRNFTSTSNSPSTPNAFFFSKFTFGSPFRKMHSSFPYEIGHYFGLMQTLKSTRHGNNHPQVKNVSHHEEYSNFSGTGDYLCSTPTNPHNSSNEMDKHGKSYNTYNTNLMSYYREEKSSSNKEKIPFMNKTIDYRLNDKRYHIHGYEMNVKNNSPQIILSENTHLSNNIEWTNSNHYNGYIIEKSINSDSSQLAFEKIANVSKKTSVFTDNNINSNTSYNYGVIPVDFPENRSNIMAATAKSTYCNPINTCNYFGLTPERITLKTQDKTIIDHANFTCSNTVNVADYKHVELKTNTLLNLEIDQSRKQEFFYNVFIDFNRDSDFNDEGEWLIKNKISTDKYSFDNEIDLTNKIFNQGETTIRVICSNYKDSTGTYPIENACDVELGFTQDFNVTLLDKRKDVTWLGTTNKDWFTPSNWSNNLVPDENTNVIIPNYLEYYPVITDEINFNTLKVDSGASLIANTAIQKEINYDKKLSKEGWNYISTPMVNQTVSNFIQLNNVIVNEREEISLSYFNTLNNTWNPFMNDSDKDLEPGKGYSIKLTTGRIVTFNGNIKTEDTYIPLNQSNYTNMNLIGNPYLSYIDSEELLNKNSNILTEQTLWIWNGQYFEAVNKLNPIKIAPSDSFFVEANVKDNFVFHTKDLRQRNEITNEREQVFSVELSLENSTHKQSTKIYYTSNTSKSFDNGYDSKIFDEDSDFQIFTDQLDTNNPRKLAIQALPNSDIENLIIPVGFRTKARGDLTISANILNIPDNYEVYLEDKDTNNFVNLQRRPYVFTPKNNVVNQGRFFLHMNQKSTNQEHQDSVDLQRTVTIFKSDINEITINNLDLDASVKVYTIYGESIFDSKITSSDSNKIRFNTPPVGIYLVSVKTEKGKFIKKINL